The nucleotide sequence TAATGACCCATAACcccaaaataaattttgaattgcattatccaatgatcTAGCTTTTGATGAAAGCAGATGGTCCAGCTATCATTTCAGCTGACACAATACACATCTTTCCAAGGATTTCAAGTATTTGATAAGTACACTTTATTCAGATTCTTCGCCCCTTACTCTATCCAATTACagaatccaaaaaaaaaaaaaattaagttatcaTTGAGTAAATACATCTTTGATGCAATGTCCTTACACTACCCCGTATTGTATCTGTGATTCATTTTGCATAgctgtttcttttgttgttgtgcGTCACTTGAAGGGTAAGTTTAGCTCTTTTTGTAACATCTAAGGTTTGCTGCAAACGGTTTCCTCTATTCTTTTGTAACATGCATGATTGAAAAGCGAGCTAAATCGAAAGAATTCTATCACCAAAACGGTACTTATTATTTACCGTTTTGCTTGTTATCATCATTGCCGAACAACGACTTAATAAACTCCCCCATACCAAATGCCTCTTGCAGCCTCTCTTCATCCTCCTTTACATTGTGTAGGTTAAAATCTAAAATAGACACAAATATGTTTATAAGAAGAACTGCAAGGGCGATCATAAAACTAGCGGTAAAAAGATTACCTAGCACTCTATTGACATCGTCAAGTTCAGCAACATGAATAGTGTTACCCAGTGCTAACTCAAACTCTGAGGCAAATGAACGAatgaatgatgaaaatgaaaacactgaATCACCAAAAACCAGGAAAGCAAACTGGCCATGTGCAATAAACAGTATTCCAAAGAGAAAGCTGAATGATAAAATGTCGTTTTTCGCAGTAATTACTGTCCAAGCCAGTATTTGTACATGCGGACTAAGGCGAATAAAGTAGAGAATTTTGAATGTGGcaataaacaaagcaaatgCTAGGGCAACATTTTCCATGTCAGTCCAAATAATGGCAAACTGGAAGCTTACCGTCAGAAAAGGATTCCTTCGCAATTCTTTTATACTATCATGCATAAACTTTGCCTTCAGGACATAAAACACAATTGCTAGCGAGGCACTCATAATTTGAGCGATGTCTATCCAGTtccacatttttttgaaaaatgcacATCCCTCGCGACATAGTCGGATTAAAAGAATAGAGATATAAACTAACACTGCCAGCATAAACAACAATCGACACATTAGATAAAAGCTATTGGACGTAGACtgaaaattgaacatttttatgGTGTCAATTTTTTCATAAGTAAGTCCAAATCCGAAAGGTAGAACCTCATAATAATAAGTAATAATGCTCATTAAGTCAGTATTTAAGTTCAAGACTTGAAATTCGAGAAGAATTGCCCTTGTTCTCCTGTCAATCCAATCCTTGTCTTTGACGCCTTCCATCATGCGGATAGCAGTCGGTTTGTCGTATCCTAAATCAAGAACGTATCCCCCACCGCCATATATGTGATGCTGGGCCCAGGATGGAAAGTTATTGAGCTCCTCTGCAGTTGAATATCGCCACGGTCTGGGACAAAGTTGTGATAGATTTTTCCATTTAATCTGTGAATCTGATAAGTAAATCCAGTGGGGAAGATATAGACGAGTTGTATCTTCTTCTGGGGTCGAGTAGAAATCGTAGCACTTGTCAATAATCGTCTCAACCTCCTCGGCGGTTTGGCAAGAATCTTAATTGAAACAAAGGTCCATTAAGATAATATCTCAGTGGTACATACATAATAATTCTGGAAGGGGTTTGCGACGAGCTTACTGATAGGATCCAGTATCGCCGAGCACCCGCTTGGTTAATGAGGGGGCGAGGGCAAAAGGATAGAACCTTACCTTCCTTTATCCGAAGCTGCCGGAGTCGAGGCATTCCAATAAGCATGGAAACTTTATTACCAATGTATTCTGGCGTTTGCTCAACCTGACCATTGTACCACTCACCGGCATACGCGTCATGGACAAATTTACCTAGCATGTAAGTCCACATCTTTTCTCCTGTGTTGACCTAGAATTGTAACTCGACATTTAAACAACAACCTCGATTAACAGCTTAgtgcaaagaaaacatttcctaaAAGCATCCTAGCAAGAGATCACTTTTTTCCGTTTTAATGACGCTATACTACCAGCAAGGTGGAAAGTAGACAAAAACCTGATCAGAGAAAATTTATCTATTATCTAACCACTCAGTTCGTACACATACCTTGTAAAAAAAGGTGAATCCATCCCGAGTGCCTTTGGTCATTAGATATCTGTGGTGATCCTTGTCTCCATAGGCGACAATCATCAACAAAAGATAGAAAACCATAAATGCGACAAACTGACGAGCAAGTCTGAAGaacttttcctttcttaattCATAGGCGCGTAGCTCTTTCATCTCCTCGGTGAAAGACGATTTATATCTATCACCTTTCTTGGTGTTTAGTTTTGGTCTCTTGAAAATTAGAATCAATAAGACTGTAAAGGTGAGAACCTTCGCGGGTTGCCAAAAAAAGATGTCCTGGACACAGCAGGCAACTACGGAAGCCAGCCACATGTCGGCAGTTTGTTTGCCCCATTGAAGGCTGTAAAATACTGTTATGGTCGCGGGTACAAATATCACCGATAAACAAAGAAACCAAGCGATGTATAAAAATGAATAAGGGAGACTACACCATCTTGATCTCGTTGCAGCAGTACGCTCTACGTTAAAGCTCTCTTCTATATCGCCAATGAGTctctgtttttgtctttttatcttTCGGTATCGAAAGGCTCCAGTTATTATTAGGCTTAGTGGGGCAATAATCAATGAACTCTTAATACCAATAATCAGCCGGCGTAATGACATCTGTAAAGGACCGATCTGAATTGACTCATCGGGAACTctattcatttgataaaacaTGGCGTTACAAACCATTGCCAGACATAGTAAACCAAGGCAGCAAGAGGCTCTTTGGACGCGGGAGAATTGATTGCGTAGTGGTCTGGTTATCACAGAGGCCCATAAATGATGTTCTGCAAGGTCGACTAAAGAAACAGAATAAAACAGTGTTTTAAAACTGCGAGTCTCGTTGCCAGGATCAGCGGACTTTATTGTTGCTTTTAACGATCCACTTCCCTTGTGCAAACAAAGCCAACTGTGGTGGAAGAAGTCCCATCTCTGGTCATTATTTATATCGACAAGGTGAGCTTGATCTAGAAACCAGGAGGAGTTCTTTCCAGAGTTGTCGTGCCACAATTCCATCTTAACTACAACTCCGAGTGAATTTTCAAGATGGAAGACAAACTTTTCGATGTTGCCTcttgcaaacatttttcttcctggCGGTGAATTCGCGGTCAAATTCACAGACTCTAGAATGCCTTCGGTGCCGTAGATTTTAACAAACACATTGGAAGTAGTCCCAGCATTTCGCCAAACTCCCGTAACTACGGTGAACTCGTACATATGCGTGCCGTTTTCATTCGGTTTCACATGAACAGTTGGTCCCAGCTGTCAAGGAAACAACAAATCATGAAGTAAAGGAATGGGAGGTAGATAAGCACGTAGGCGGGttacttaaaaaatattcaacaacTCGAGGTCAATTAGTGAGAGAATTGTTTATTTGatctcaaactttttttttcgcggTATCCGTTCCTTTATATACGAGAAAATGAAGCTTAAAAGCAGCAATCAGCACATATTCATTCATTACTTATCGCCTTGGAGTACagagggggggaggagggagtgGGGGCGACGGAGGACTTTGGTTGTGTCGCGGCGAACTTTTCCTGAGCTTGCCTTAAGGCTCTGTATTATTCTTGTGATCTCAATGGCAAATAAGTGGCAGCAAGTGTTCTATGGTTTTCCCCTCCttttaatgatgaaaaaataaaacaaacctttcTTTCGTCTTTCACATCAGCTCTCCTTGCCCATATAATCATCAAAACGAAGACGCCAAAAATAGAAGAGACAGTTGCAAGAACCACGTAATTTTCTGTTTCCTCGAGTCTAGTAAACTCGTTCAAAACTTTGTTGAAGTCGATAGGATTTGGTGCAAAGACGAAACCACCTCCAAAGCCTGTGAGATGATTACATCTACAATGAAGTAGATGATCATTTGTTTCATCTCCAACCTAAATTAGATAAAAGATGTAGAGATTTAGCTTATCATTTCATAACATTTTATTGCCTTTGCTCAAAAGTATCGGTGAGGAGATTCTTATAGGAGAATTAATCAATAATCATAccataaataaaaaacaaaacaaaaaaaaaactaagcacGACTCTCATAAGGTAGGTTAGAAGTTAAACGTGCAgtgaataactgttttattgtGACACAGCATATAAAATTAATGGGGAATGAATGAACTTAATCTTTACTCTTCCACTGACCTTACAGCCATCTTTACTCCACTTGTCTTGGGTTAAAGCAAAATAGTAACAACTATATTTCCGAACTTTTATAGTATAGTTCTCATCGGTAAAAGGATTATAAATCAAAGTTTTATTGTACTCTATTCCTTTCACTGGAGGTGGCTTTGGCTCAACGCAGTCCCTTCTCTGTCTCCTTTTTCCGTTGCATGATCGTCTTGTTCGAGTGTGATTTAACTGGTCGTGACTACGTTCAACGTACAGAACCCCGACGTAATACAAACCAGTTTGATTAAAATGTCCAGTGGACATGACCTGGTATGGACTTCTTAAGCATCTTGACAACCAATTGCCACTAACTCTGTCCCAACTGCACGACGAAAAGTCCGGTACGTTGGACATATGGTTGTAATTGTTAACGGTTGGGCGCTCCCCGAGTTTAACAAACACTGTCATTGAAAGACTCTCATTGACAGGTTGAACTTCAAGAATGATGGAATCGGAATTTTCTGCAAGTTCAACGATGTGGTATCTCATATTTTGTGGTCTGACAAAGTAGTTATTATCATATGAGCTGTTTCCAGGAGGATTTAGTGGTATTTTAATGTCAATGTCAACGTCTTCTCCACCAACAGGTAATACACCTTTATCGTTGGTAAACTCGAGACTAAGAACTTCTGATATGACTTTATGATAGCTTTCGTGCCAGCGGTATGGATTGAAACTTGTTTTTATCATCTGCAGGTAGAAATAGGGAAGATTTGCTAAAACACACGAACTTAAACTTAATTAAATATAACCGATTAATTAATTAGAATTTAAGATTTATATCGGAATGTCAACACTTTATTTTACTGTTTCAATAAGTTATCTCTCGTTGTTGCATGCCATACCTGATACTCAGCCAACTCCACACTTTCATTTGCAAAAGCGCGATTCATATTTCGAGGAAGACGAAAGCTGTCTTTTTCGGTCAAGTTCAAACTTCTTTCTTGAAGTCCACATGATGACTCCCGGCCCACTAAGATACTCATGCCCGGCACTCGTAACGTCTTTGGGGCCTGAGAAACTGCTGATCTCACCGCCACAGTTGTAAGCAATGTTCTTGTTACGTCCATAGACTTTAAAACGTTATCTTTAGcctaaaaaatattcaagaaaacAGACTGATATTCAGCAGTTCATTGACACCACTAAGGCTGGTTCGAGGGCAAGGGCGCCTTTTTATGTTAAATAAGGTAACGCAATTTCAAAGAAGATGAAGGGGCCTCAGTAGGGCTATATGACCTACTGATACAAAATTTGCGAGCTCAGTTGTATTGAGCAAGTGGGTCATTACATGACtgttttaaaattctctctAGAAACCCTACCTTCAACTGTTCGGATGATAAGGTTTTGCCCTCTTTTCCAATAGCAGCCGCTTCTGCAGATACCATCATTAGCTCCACTGTTCCAAAAAGCGAGTTGTATACCCCTTGAGAGATCATTCTTTCATCATCTGCATTCTTCTCTTTAGCTTTGGAAAGCAACAGAGCAGCAATACTCTCTAGTGTGTTTGGAAGCAGATCCTTGAAAAAAtgatgtttaattattttatgtGCGGGTTGTTTGTTTCTGAAACTTAACTTGCAACCATATCCATGTACATTAATTAACCTCAAACATTATTTATAGTTGAGCTGTTTGTGATACCAAAATACTGATTTCAATTATTGATGCAAGGGTAAACAACGGTGTACTCTTGAGGCTGGCCAATCTCGCCAATTGGCTTGTCTACTTGCCCCTGCTCTGTTTCGATAGCTTGGAACAGCTTGAATATCACTCGAGTCTCCCCTCACTTTCCACATATGCCCTTGAAAATTACCGTTGCTGCATTTGGAAACTGTATTTACTCTTCGTGTGAAAACACTAGATGtattaagtgctttgttatatatttagactttcccttaaacagtCATATGGtaaaaacatgctgttgtattcggTGCGCGAGCAACAACTGTGCAATTGTCTTCCGGTcggttttttatttgaaattgatcAGGGGCACATAACCgagaatcaaccaatcacagtgctcgttttgttaaGTGAGagtctaggtatataacaaaATCTTTTAATCATGGGTATGTCATGGTATCACTGATAAACCGGCCCTCACTTACTTAGCTAGCATTGCAATGGGTGTTGTTTCTAGCCTTAAGCGATAAAACAGAAGCTAATATCTAGTTAATCTTGATCCTTCGATCCGAAACTGGGTGAACTGATCATTGGGTCATACGTCCTATCCAGAGAAAATTCATCAATGTAGAAATTCACAAATCCCAAAATTACCTTAGAGAGAAGAGATAACTCAGTCACTTTCTTTCCAGCGGAGGCTAAAAAAGCGGACAAAAACACCGCACTTGATAAATCAACCTCTGTAAGCTGGAATTTCTTTAGGGCAATGTCCCTCAACttcgaaaaaaaggaaacaaaacaaaagtcgAAAAGTGAATATTGGACTACACAGACATCTTATTAGCCCCAAATTCTTGACACTTACGGCACTTTTCAGTTGACTGGGTGTTGCTGAGCCGGAGAAATTTCTCGTTTCAAATTCTTGTTTCTCTAAAGTTAAAAGCATGGCTGTCATCAGCTGCCAAGCCTTCTGTGTTCCTTCTTCGAAAATGAAATCCTCGAAAAAAGCTGACGATTTTTCAAGAAGTTCAAAAAAGTCTTGTTGCACTCGTAGTTGGGGTGGAGTTACCTGCAAAAATGTTGGTGGTTTAAAactataaaattgaaaaatactaaAGAATTAATAAATAGGTCCTGGCAGAGGCTATAAATGTAAAACCCATTTGACGTAAATCGCATCAGAGAAGTCACAATCACAGTAGTAAATACGATTGAAGTTTtagcaaatgaaaaaaaaaaaattaagaagtgGGTGTCGTTGAGAGCATTAATCGGTCTGATATACCTATTTTAGTTCCCTCACAATAAAGAGCAAATAACTAAGAAAGCTTGTTGATTTCAGAAATTGACGGAGATaagaaaaatgtattatttgtttatacCTTTACTATGATATCCACCTCAGACGTAGCACCATTGCTTCTTGACACGAATACCTTGATCTTGGATAAATATCCACGCGAGGAATTTCCTTGCGGTAAAACGAAATGTTGACTCGCGTTGAGGCCATAGTACAAAGTAAGGTGAATGTTTCCTTCTCCGATAACTTGCACCTCATAAGTTAATACTTCATCAAGAACGAACCAATCAAAGCATTGCAGCTGAAATATGGTATAAACGGCTTCACCAGTCTCTGGGGTTATAACGCACGAACCTTTCTGTGGAAGGACAGCAGTCCTGAAAACTTGAACGGTTTTAGAGGGGGTTTCATCTTTGAGTATCAAAGTTAATTCCAATCGATATTTCGTATCGTTTTTTAGCATCTCTGGATCAACTGAGAACACCTGGGACCTCTCAGGGGTGTTATAAATTTGAATCCAAGTCAAGTTTTCGTCTTCTTGGTAAAGGAACCACTCAAACTGCGCTCGATCAACACAAGAATAGCTCAGGTAATCGGCTGAGATGGTCAGGGGTGCTGACGGATTGACGTTTAATCGATCGCCCAATACGAAACTGCCAAAAAAAGATTCAATGGCAAAGTCAAACGTACGGGATTACTTAGagaagattacaaaaaaaaagaaaaacaatcaaacaaactaaaacaaaccCAAATGCAAGAAATGATCAAGAGAGTATTGAACACGTGATATTCCAGACTGTTATTCACCTTGAATTGACGCAATCATCCTTACAAGCTTGCTCCTCACTTCGTAAATCTTCTAAAGTAAGCATCAATTAACGAAAAACAGTTTGACTCGATATACTTACATAAATGACACTTCAGGAGGACTTCCTTCGACCACATGGATTGTTTTTGAGTCGCTCGACAATCTGGAATCTTTCATAACAATAAGTTTAAAAATGTACGATGCACTTGTATTCTCCATCGTTGAAGCATTTAAAGTAATAACAGGTTCTGTGATGGCCAGTCTCCCAATTCCTGTGCCAAAACAGCCTCCTAGTGACTTACCAGATTGGTTAGAAAGAATGGGCACAATTTGAATGTCATTAGGATGCCTAGTTGGGAATTCCTCATCTGATCTCTTACAAAGCCAGAAAAATGTTAGTGACTCTAGAGATCCATGGCCAACATGAGGATCATATGAGTCGGATCCATTGAGGGTAATGATTTGCTCGTTTCCTCTTGTGACTTCAGTTTCACCGGATATCGTTGCGACCAGCTGTGAAGGACGTATAATGATATAACCCCTATCAAACACACTGTGTGTCAAATTATTGCTCCCTTGGAGAACGGTAAAAGAGAAGAACAAAGCATACACCACGTGGGCATATTGCAAATGGTGGTCAGTGAGGGTCCATGTGCTTCTTTCGGTGGAAACTACACTTCCATTCAATAGAGCGTCAGAGTTGTTTAAGGATGGATCTGCTA is from Pocillopora verrucosa isolate sample1 chromosome 7, ASM3666991v2, whole genome shotgun sequence and encodes:
- the LOC131787201 gene encoding polycystin-1-like protein 2; amino-acid sequence: MSWILADPSLNNSDALLNGSVVSTERSTWTLTDHHLQYAHVVYALFFSFTVLQGSNNLTHSVFDRGYIIIRPSQLVATISGETEVTRGNEQIITLNGSDSYDPHVGHGSLESLTFFWLCKRSDEEFPTRHPNDIQIVPILSNQSGKSLGGCFGTGIGRLAITEPVITLNASTMENTSASYIFKLIVMKDSRLSSDSKTIHVVEGSPPEVSFIFVLGDRLNVNPSAPLTISADYLSYSCVDRAQFEWFLYQEDENLTWIQIYNTPERSQVFSVDPEMLKNDTKYRLELTLILKDETPSKTVQVFRTAVLPQKGSCVITPETGEAVYTIFQLQCFDWFVLDEVLTYEVQVIGEGNIHLTLYYGLNASQHFVLPQGNSSRGYLSKIKVFVSRSNGATSEVDIIVKVTPPQLRVQQDFFELLEKSSAFFEDFIFEEGTQKAWQLMTAMLLTLEKQEFETRNFSGSATPSQLKSALRDIALKKFQLTEVDLSSAVFLSAFLASAGKKVTELSLLSKDLLPNTLESIAALLLSKAKEKNADDERMISQGVYNSLFGTVELMMVSAEAAAIGKEGKTLSSEQLKAKDNVLKSMDVTRTLLTTVAVRSAVSQAPKTLRVPGMSILVGRESSCGLQERSLNLTEKDSFRLPRNMNRAFANESVELAEYQMIKTSFNPYRWHESYHKVISEVLSLEFTNDKGVLPVGGEDVDIDIKIPLNPPGNSSYDNNYFVRPQNMRYHIVELAENSDSIILEVQPVNESLSMTVFVKLGERPTVNNYNHMSNVPDFSSCSWDRVSGNWLSRCLRSPYQVMSTGHFNQTGLYYVGVLYVERSHDQLNHTRTRRSCNGKRRQRRDCVEPKPPPVKGIEYNKTLIYNPFTDENYTIKVRKYSCYYFALTQDKWSKDGCKVGDETNDHLLHCRCNHLTGFGGGFVFAPNPIDFNKVLNEFTRLEETENYVVLATVSSIFGVFVLMIIWARRADVKDERKLGPTVHVKPNENGTHMYEFTVVTGVWRNAGTTSNVFVKIYGTEGILESVNLTANSPPGRKMFARGNIEKFVFHLENSLGVVVKMELWHDNSGKNSSWFLDQAHLVDINNDQRWDFFHHSWLCLHKGSGSLKATIKSADPGNETRSFKTLFYSVSLVDLAEHHLWASVITRPLRNQFSRVQRASCCLGLLCLAMVCNAMFYQMNRVPDESIQIGPLQMSLRRLIIGIKSSLIIAPLSLIITGAFRYRKIKRQKQRLIGDIEESFNVERTAATRSRWCSLPYSFLYIAWFLCLSVIFVPATITVFYSLQWGKQTADMWLASVVACCVQDIFFWQPAKVLTFTVLLILIFKRPKLNTKKGDRYKSSFTEEMKELRAYELRKEKFFRLARQFVAFMVFYLLLMIVAYGDKDHHRYLMTKGTRDGFTFFYKVNTGEKMWTYMLGKFVHDAYAGEWYNGQVEQTPEYIGNKVSMLIGMPRLRQLRIKEDSCQTAEEVETIIDKCYDFYSTPEEDTTRLYLPHWIYLSDSQIKWKNLSQLCPRPWRYSTAEELNNFPSWAQHHIYGGGGYVLDLGYDKPTAIRMMEGVKDKDWIDRRTRAILLEFQVLNLNTDLMSIITYYYEVLPFGFGLTYEKIDTIKMFNFQSTSNSFYLMCRLLFMLAVLVYISILLIRLCREGCAFFKKMWNWIDIAQIMSASLAIVFYVLKAKFMHDSIKELRRNPFLTVSFQFAIIWTDMENVALAFALFIATFKILYFIRLSPHVQILAWTVITAKNDILSFSFLFGILFIAHGQFAFLVFGDSVFSFSSFIRSFASEFELALGNTIHVAELDDVNRVLGNLFTASFMIALAVLLINIFVSILDFNLHNVKEDEERLQEAFGMGEFIKSLFGNDDNKQNGK